The Candidatus Limnocylindrales bacterium genome has a window encoding:
- a CDS encoding heavy-metal-associated domain-containing protein — protein sequence MKVFYVSLTVIFLLALAVTILLRSGFLLAGEEEIILSVPGIPGPYCAYGLEKRLLELEGVQRVDLLWKEEKIRVVVALGKRVTLAEIREAIQRADYPYPYTISP from the coding sequence ATGAAAGTCTTTTATGTGTCACTGACGGTGATATTCTTACTTGCCCTTGCTGTGACGATCTTGTTAAGATCGGGCTTCCTTTTGGCAGGAGAGGAAGAGATTATCCTGTCCGTTCCTGGCATCCCTGGCCCCTACTGTGCTTACGGCCTGGAAAAGCGGTTATTAGAGCTGGAGGGGGTTCAAAGGGTGGATTTGCTTTGGAAAGAAGAGAAAATCCGGGTGGTCGTTGCTCTGGGGAAGAGGGTGACTCTTGCCGAGATACGGGAAGCGATCCAGCGAGCTGACTATCCCTATCCTTACACTATCTCACCATGA
- the merA gene encoding mercury(II) reductase gives MVKLPEAERAAGKPVWEYGGVGVRELLPHLYTPTPVEVLMKQKEKPSHYDLVILGSGSAAFAAAIKASELGARVAMTESRVVGGTCVNRGCIPSKNLIRAAEIYYSARNQPFDGIELEQKRLDFGRLIAQKDELVERLRYKKYISIAEEDERITIFTGPARFISPHQVQVGDQVLQAEKFLIATGGRTQIPDIEGLSEVGYLTSDLLASGESMELKELPQSLLIIGGGYIAAELGQMFQRFGTQVTMIERGSRLIKTFDEEVAAVLRKVLEEEGVKLVFEANLVKVIQQEGQVRLTVEVRGQKQDLVGEKLLLATGVVPNTKDLGLEKVGVKLDPQGFVKVNEEMRTTASHIWAAGDVTGAPLATPVGAREGVVAAENMLNPKAHKKMDYWAIPRAIFTDPEVASVGLTVQQARDQGYEVDANCLDLAHVPKAAAIRDTRGLVKMVMDKKTRQVLGVHLIAHRGADIIHEAALAVKFKLTADDLIETVHVYPTLSEAIRMVAQTFTKDVSKLSCCAE, from the coding sequence ATGGTCAAACTTCCAGAAGCTGAAAGGGCAGCTGGAAAACCAGTGTGGGAGTATGGAGGTGTGGGAGTGCGGGAATTACTCCCACACCTCTATACTCCCACACCAGTCGAGGTTCTTATGAAGCAAAAAGAAAAGCCATCACATTACGATTTAGTCATCCTGGGATCCGGTTCGGCAGCTTTTGCTGCGGCCATCAAAGCCTCTGAATTAGGGGCTCGGGTGGCCATGACGGAAAGCCGGGTCGTGGGTGGGACCTGTGTCAACCGGGGATGTATCCCGAGTAAAAACCTGATTCGAGCCGCTGAGATTTATTACAGCGCTCGTAACCAGCCCTTTGACGGCATTGAGCTGGAGCAGAAAAGGTTGGACTTTGGTCGTCTCATCGCCCAGAAGGATGAGCTGGTAGAGCGGCTCCGATACAAAAAATATATCAGCATTGCCGAAGAGGATGAGCGAATAACTATCTTTACCGGACCAGCCCGGTTCATCTCCCCCCATCAGGTTCAGGTTGGGGATCAAGTTCTTCAAGCAGAGAAGTTCCTCATTGCCACAGGAGGGAGAACCCAGATTCCCGATATTGAAGGATTATCGGAAGTGGGGTACCTCACCAGCGATTTGCTGGCCAGCGGGGAGAGCATGGAGCTCAAGGAATTACCTCAATCTTTGCTGATTATTGGAGGGGGATATATCGCAGCGGAACTGGGTCAGATGTTCCAGCGGTTCGGAACGCAGGTCACGATGATCGAGCGAGGATCCCGGCTCATCAAAACTTTTGATGAAGAAGTGGCGGCGGTTTTAAGGAAGGTCCTGGAGGAAGAAGGGGTGAAGCTGGTGTTTGAGGCAAATCTGGTTAAGGTTATCCAACAAGAAGGGCAGGTTCGTCTGACCGTTGAAGTCAGGGGTCAGAAACAAGATCTGGTCGGTGAGAAGCTGTTGTTAGCTACCGGTGTTGTACCTAACACGAAGGATCTGGGCTTAGAAAAGGTGGGCGTTAAGCTCGACCCGCAAGGCTTTGTGAAAGTGAACGAAGAAATGAGAACCACGGCTTCCCATATCTGGGCGGCAGGGGATGTGACCGGAGCGCCTTTAGCCACGCCGGTGGGAGCCCGGGAAGGGGTGGTGGCCGCTGAGAACATGCTGAACCCCAAGGCTCATAAAAAGATGGACTATTGGGCCATTCCGAGGGCGATCTTTACCGATCCAGAGGTAGCCAGCGTAGGATTAACGGTTCAGCAGGCCAGAGATCAAGGCTATGAGGTAGATGCTAACTGCCTGGATCTGGCCCATGTCCCCAAGGCGGCTGCCATTCGGGATACTCGGGGGCTGGTGAAAATGGTCATGGATAAAAAGACCCGACAGGTTTTAGGAGTCCATTTGATAGCCCATCGGGGAGCGGACATCATCCATGAAGCGGCCCTGGCGGTTAAGTTTAAGCTCACAGCGGATGATCTCATCGAAACGGTTCATGTTTATCCAACCCTATCCGAGGCTATCCGGATGGTGGCCCAGACGTTTACAAAGGATGTCTCTAAGCTGAGCTGCTGTGCCGAGTAG
- the merB gene encoding alkylmercury lyase MerB, with product MEKKKLDLEEIVALIRNSLPKLSAEEQKVFVQIYRLLAVGQPVPHDKKPQTLHVSNDVVNDILSRWWGIYYDEKDRIIGFWGLTLKPMSHRFEVNGHTLYTWCAWDSLFIPEIIQKTARVESTCPVTGAKIRLTVTPKDVKQLDPAGAVMSFITPEAAKIRENVIANFCHYVYFFSSAEAGTTWISKTPGTFLLSIDEAYYLGRKKNEFQFKEALVM from the coding sequence ATGGAAAAGAAAAAATTAGACCTGGAGGAGATAGTTGCCCTGATAAGGAATTCATTACCAAAACTCAGCGCAGAAGAGCAAAAGGTTTTTGTACAAATATATCGGCTTTTGGCCGTAGGTCAACCCGTGCCCCATGACAAAAAGCCACAAACGCTTCACGTCTCAAATGACGTTGTAAACGATATTCTGAGTCGATGGTGGGGGATCTATTATGATGAAAAAGATCGTATCATAGGGTTTTGGGGACTGACCCTAAAACCCATGTCACACCGTTTTGAGGTCAACGGTCATACGCTGTACACCTGGTGCGCCTGGGATAGTTTATTTATCCCTGAGATTATCCAGAAAACTGCTCGTGTAGAGTCTACCTGTCCTGTGACGGGAGCCAAGATCCGGCTTACGGTAACCCCGAAAGACGTCAAGCAACTCGACCCGGCTGGTGCCGTTATGTCTTTTATAACACCAGAAGCTGCCAAAATTCGCGAGAATGTGATTGCCAACTTTTGCCACTACGTGTATTTTTTCAGTTCTGCGGAAGCAGGTACTACCTGGATTTCAAAGACCCCGGGAACCTTCCTTCTTTCCATAGATGAGGCCTATTACCTTGGGCGAAAGAAAAATGAGTTTCAGTTCAAGGAGGCTTTAGTAATGTAG
- a CDS encoding TlpA disulfide reductase family protein, translating into MRNRPKQTFVPWAVRVILGSFILFILMLWFVVKPGEAENQALKALGGSEVKEALEAPDFIIQTPDGKALHLKDYRGKAILLNFWATWCGPCAKELPKMAKLYEQYKDKGFVLIGVSLDFGNPEVVKAFLEERGLNFPVGIDTEKEAVKAYGVRGLPTSYFINPQGKVVGWLTGERDWEGEAAHHLIKSLLDQAPKG; encoded by the coding sequence ATGAGAAATCGGCCAAAACAAACCTTCGTTCCATGGGCAGTCCGCGTCATCCTGGGAAGTTTTATTCTTTTCATTTTGATGCTCTGGTTTGTAGTAAAACCTGGAGAGGCTGAGAATCAGGCTTTAAAAGCCCTTGGGGGATCAGAGGTTAAGGAAGCTCTAGAAGCCCCGGATTTTATCATACAAACTCCAGATGGAAAAGCGCTTCACCTGAAGGATTATCGGGGCAAGGCCATTCTCCTCAACTTTTGGGCGACCTGGTGTGGCCCTTGTGCCAAGGAGCTTCCTAAAATGGCCAAGCTTTATGAGCAGTATAAGGATAAAGGGTTCGTTCTGATAGGGGTATCCCTGGATTTTGGGAATCCGGAGGTGGTCAAAGCATTTCTGGAAGAACGTGGATTAAATTTTCCGGTTGGCATCGATACAGAAAAGGAGGCGGTTAAAGCCTATGGAGTTCGCGGACTTCCCACCAGTTATTTTATCAATCCACAGGGGAAGGTGGTTGGATGGCTGACAGGAGAGAGGGACTGGGAGGGTGAGGCCGCCCATCATTTAATCAAGTCCTTGTTAGACCAAGCCCCTAAGGGGTAA
- a CDS encoding DUF302 domain-containing protein, whose translation MFKKFKVYTFGIPLLTLALMGIFMLPTSLILAQDGRVEKVSNSPFDKTIKQLEDAITANKVMAVNKIDHQNMLTMVGMNIKGSKTYEVFRPDFGKILFESNPAAGLEIPLRIYVYENKEGKTVVSYHKPSVALAVYKNPKLDELGKTLDGILQAIADSATK comes from the coding sequence ATGTTCAAAAAATTTAAAGTTTATACGTTCGGCATACCCCTATTAACCCTTGCATTAATGGGCATATTCATGCTCCCTACAAGCCTGATCCTGGCTCAGGATGGACGGGTCGAGAAGGTTTCTAATTCTCCATTTGATAAAACCATCAAACAACTGGAGGATGCGATCACGGCTAACAAAGTGATGGCTGTCAACAAAATTGACCATCAAAATATGCTCACCATGGTAGGGATGAACATCAAAGGGAGCAAAACGTATGAGGTGTTTCGCCCCGATTTTGGTAAGATCCTTTTTGAGAGCAATCCCGCTGCCGGGTTGGAGATACCCTTAAGAATCTATGTCTACGAAAATAAGGAGGGAAAAACCGTGGTCAGTTACCATAAGCCTTCAGTGGCTCTGGCAGTTTACAAGAATCCCAAGCTGGATGAGCTGGGTAAGACTCTGGATGGCATTCTTCAGGCCATTGCCGATAGCGCCACAAAATAA
- a CDS encoding glucan 1,4-alpha-glucosidase → MNENILTNDGQAFGYPGIPPRWTLSSKEGVGTAYSTSSRVWFTISHGILTEVYYPTIDRPQIRDLQFLLSDGETFFHEEKRNLVSEVEYLERDTLGYRIVSTDPEGRYRIIKEILSDPHQSCVLVHARIEAIEASEDWLNRLQVYVLMAPHLEVGGWGNSARRFHAAGCDLLVAWKGRTYLAMGVNVGFTKTSCGYVGFSDGWQDLHDNFQMDWQFQRAENGNVAVIGQIDLAKDKEFTLGLAFGDGLHAAVTTLTQSLSVPFADHREKYIAQWYRVCCDIPELDKYSGDGGRIYRISHSLLLAHEDKTFAGALIASASIPWGDAKGDEDLGGYHLVWTRDMVHSVTGLLACGDLITPRRALIYLACSQRPDGGFPQNFWLDGTPYWSGIQLDEVAFPVILAWKLWKAEALGEFDPYLMVRAAATYLIRQGPMTQQERWEENSGYSPSTLAVTIAALICAADFARSRRQEKLAVFLQDYADFLESHVERWTVTTQGGLLPEIPRHYIRIHPTDIHDPAPDEDPNRGMLAIRNRPPGEPWEFPAKDIVDAGFLELVRYGLRKPGDPLIEDSLQVVDAVLKVDTPFGPCWHRYNHDGYGQRPDGGPFEGWGKGRAWPLLTGERGHYELAAGRDARPYIRAMEGFASRGGLLPEQVWDEADRPEIKMYLGRPAGSAMPLMWAHAEYIKLLRSVADGQVFDLIPIVAERYLVGRGRKDLEVWKPNRQVRQVVPGQVLRVQAPAAFWLHWTDNEWQDVYDTRSTPTALGIEFVDIPIALEQRAPIRFTFRWVEGDHWEGKDYAVTIDHKTPR, encoded by the coding sequence ATGAATGAAAATATCTTGACAAACGATGGGCAGGCCTTTGGCTACCCAGGGATTCCACCCAGGTGGACCTTGAGTTCAAAGGAAGGGGTGGGAACGGCCTATTCCACGTCCAGCCGGGTATGGTTCACTATATCCCATGGCATCCTCACTGAGGTTTACTATCCCACCATAGACCGTCCGCAGATCAGGGATCTCCAATTTCTCCTCAGTGACGGCGAAACCTTTTTTCATGAAGAAAAGCGCAACCTGGTTAGCGAAGTCGAGTACCTCGAGCGAGACACCCTGGGCTATCGCATCGTGAGCACCGACCCTGAAGGGCGATATCGGATCATCAAGGAGATTCTCTCTGATCCTCATCAATCTTGTGTGTTAGTACACGCCCGAATCGAAGCTATTGAGGCTTCAGAAGATTGGTTAAACCGCTTGCAGGTTTATGTATTGATGGCGCCTCATCTGGAGGTGGGCGGATGGGGCAACTCAGCCCGGAGGTTTCATGCTGCCGGCTGTGACCTCCTCGTAGCATGGAAAGGCCGTACCTATCTGGCAATGGGAGTGAATGTGGGGTTCACCAAGACATCTTGCGGCTATGTGGGTTTCAGTGATGGCTGGCAAGACCTCCACGACAACTTTCAGATGGACTGGCAGTTCCAACGGGCTGAGAATGGGAATGTCGCGGTCATCGGGCAAATAGACCTTGCGAAAGACAAAGAGTTTACGCTAGGATTGGCCTTCGGTGACGGACTCCACGCAGCAGTAACCACCCTCACCCAATCACTGAGCGTACCCTTCGCCGATCATCGAGAAAAATACATCGCCCAGTGGTACCGTGTCTGTTGCGATATACCGGAGCTGGATAAGTACTCCGGGGACGGAGGACGGATCTATCGGATCAGCCATAGCTTGCTGCTGGCCCACGAAGACAAAACCTTTGCGGGTGCCTTGATCGCCTCAGCGAGCATTCCTTGGGGGGACGCCAAGGGGGATGAAGACCTCGGTGGCTATCATCTGGTATGGACCCGCGACATGGTTCACAGTGTTACAGGATTGCTGGCCTGCGGGGACCTGATAACCCCCCGCAGAGCCCTTATCTATCTGGCCTGCTCGCAGCGTCCAGATGGGGGTTTCCCACAAAACTTCTGGCTGGATGGAACGCCTTACTGGAGCGGCATCCAACTCGACGAGGTCGCCTTCCCTGTGATCCTCGCCTGGAAGCTCTGGAAGGCTGAAGCCTTGGGTGAGTTCGATCCTTACCTCATGGTCAGGGCCGCGGCCACTTACTTGATTCGTCAAGGTCCCATGACCCAGCAGGAGCGCTGGGAAGAGAACAGCGGATACTCCCCCTCGACCCTTGCAGTGACTATTGCGGCTCTCATCTGCGCAGCCGACTTTGCCAGATCTCGTAGGCAGGAAAAGCTCGCCGTTTTCCTGCAGGATTATGCGGACTTCCTGGAGTCCCATGTCGAGCGCTGGACGGTGACGACCCAGGGGGGTCTATTGCCAGAGATTCCCAGGCATTACATCCGCATCCATCCGACGGATATCCACGATCCCGCTCCGGACGAAGATCCCAATCGTGGCATGCTGGCAATTCGCAACCGGCCACCGGGGGAGCCCTGGGAGTTTCCGGCCAAAGACATCGTCGATGCCGGTTTCCTGGAATTGGTCCGTTACGGCCTACGCAAGCCAGGAGACCCGCTTATCGAGGATTCGCTCCAAGTCGTGGACGCTGTGCTCAAGGTAGATACCCCCTTCGGTCCCTGCTGGCATCGCTACAACCATGACGGATACGGCCAGCGTCCGGATGGCGGCCCATTTGAAGGATGGGGAAAGGGACGGGCCTGGCCGCTTCTCACAGGGGAGCGGGGCCACTATGAGCTTGCAGCTGGCCGCGACGCGAGACCATACATCCGCGCGATGGAGGGATTCGCTTCCAGAGGTGGCCTGCTTCCTGAGCAGGTGTGGGATGAAGCAGACCGGCCTGAGATCAAGATGTACCTGGGGCGGCCTGCGGGCTCGGCCATGCCTCTGATGTGGGCCCACGCCGAATATATCAAACTGTTACGGTCTGTTGCTGACGGCCAGGTGTTCGACCTGATCCCAATTGTAGCCGAGCGCTATCTGGTCGGACGGGGGCGCAAGGACCTTGAGGTGTGGAAGCCAAACCGTCAGGTCCGGCAAGTGGTACCGGGGCAGGTGCTGCGGGTTCAGGCACCAGCAGCTTTCTGGCTGCACTGGACGGATAATGAGTGGCAGGACGTTTACGATACACGGTCAACGCCAACGGCCCTTGGTATCGAGTTCGTGGATATCCCAATTGCGTTAGAGCAGCGTGCCCCGATCCGCTTTACCTTCCGATGGGTGGAAGGAGATCACTGGGAAGGTAAAGATTATGCAGTGACCATTGACCACAAGACACCGCGATAA
- a CDS encoding 6-bladed beta-propeller has translation MVQWGQHGKGDGEFDAPTGVAADHYGQVYVTDFYNHRVQKFTADGKFLLQWGSNGRWSGRFHYPTDVAVNNQGEVFVVDAYNHRIQKFTRDGHYLTKWGGISYGLSGKWPGWFRLAKAVAIDQEGYVYVADAFNHRVQKFTGQGKLVSWWGGLGSDLGQIHYAAGVAVDTQRSVFVSDFFNNRIEKFVSMVPKQSKKNIIP, from the coding sequence ATTGTTCAATGGGGGCAGCATGGAAAAGGCGATGGGGAATTTGACGCCCCTACTGGAGTCGCGGCAGACCACTACGGTCAGGTTTATGTGACCGATTTTTACAATCACCGGGTCCAGAAATTTACCGCTGATGGAAAATTCCTGCTCCAGTGGGGAAGCAACGGCCGTTGGAGTGGGAGATTCCATTACCCTACTGATGTGGCCGTCAATAACCAAGGCGAGGTCTTTGTGGTGGATGCCTACAACCACCGGATCCAGAAATTTACTCGAGATGGACACTATCTTACCAAATGGGGTGGGATCAGTTACGGCCTTTCAGGGAAATGGCCTGGCTGGTTTCGTCTGGCTAAGGCAGTGGCAATTGATCAGGAAGGCTATGTTTATGTGGCAGATGCCTTCAATCATCGGGTGCAGAAGTTTACGGGCCAGGGGAAACTGGTTAGCTGGTGGGGAGGACTTGGCAGTGACCTGGGCCAGATTCACTATGCGGCTGGAGTTGCTGTAGACACGCAGAGATCTGTCTTCGTGAGCGATTTCTTCAACAACCGAATTGAAAAATTTGTCTCAATGGTTCCAAAACAATCGAAAAAGAATATTATTCCTTAA
- a CDS encoding thioredoxin family protein, giving the protein MIHLKLLTTSGCSRCDRAKQVIEKVWPDFPDVKVEIINLIDHAELAVQYGVMVSPALVINEKVAFVGGVSENQLREKLMQVGEYP; this is encoded by the coding sequence ATGATTCATCTGAAACTACTGACCACCTCTGGTTGTTCTCGTTGCGACCGGGCCAAACAAGTTATCGAGAAGGTCTGGCCTGATTTTCCCGATGTGAAAGTGGAGATCATCAACCTCATAGATCACGCGGAGCTTGCTGTCCAGTATGGTGTCATGGTCTCCCCAGCCCTGGTTATCAATGAGAAGGTGGCCTTTGTGGGTGGAGTCAGCGAGAATCAGTTGAGAGAAAAACTCATGCAAGTCGGAGAGTACCCATGA
- a CDS encoding cytochrome c biogenesis protein CcdA, which yields MHGTLMEIWSGTSAAGSIILPFLLGLLGFIEPCSLGANLIFLQYLLPFTQRARILQSLLFTLTRALFLSLIGLLAALLGQQFIGIQSHYILFLGTLYMVFGLIILMKGPVWSFTLPFPRLSESSMTTLLGGAFGLAVPACASPLILALLGRAALSGQLLFGFSSLFVFGLGLSLPLVIAVYSEKAWETMIRVARRYSYSTQYLIGGILVFAGFYTLFTRSGSLQAILQK from the coding sequence ATGCACGGAACTCTCATGGAAATCTGGAGCGGAACGTCCGCTGCGGGTAGTATCATACTGCCTTTCTTGCTAGGCCTTTTGGGTTTTATCGAGCCCTGCTCGCTAGGGGCCAATCTCATCTTCCTTCAATACCTGTTACCCTTTACCCAGCGTGCCCGGATCCTTCAAAGCTTGCTTTTTACACTGACCCGAGCACTTTTTTTAAGCCTTATCGGACTGCTTGCGGCTCTCCTAGGCCAACAGTTCATTGGGATTCAAAGCCATTACATCCTCTTTTTGGGCACGTTGTATATGGTTTTCGGTTTGATCATTTTAATGAAAGGCCCTGTATGGAGCTTCACATTACCTTTTCCACGTCTCTCTGAGAGTTCCATGACAACTCTGCTGGGAGGAGCCTTCGGTCTGGCGGTCCCGGCTTGTGCCAGTCCCCTGATCTTGGCCCTGCTTGGGAGGGCAGCTCTCTCGGGCCAGCTCTTGTTTGGGTTTTCAAGCCTCTTTGTCTTTGGTCTGGGACTGTCTCTTCCACTGGTGATAGCCGTCTACTCGGAAAAGGCCTGGGAAACAATGATACGTGTTGCCCGTCGTTATTCCTACAGCACGCAATATCTCATCGGAGGCATATTGGTTTTTGCTGGCTTCTACACCCTCTTCACCCGGAGTGGAAGCCTGCAAGCGATTCTACAAAAATAG
- a CDS encoding cytochrome c biogenesis protein CcdA yields MNNSNKGKIIFVSMALVLLAITVIGLFSLATSPAQAASLTLAYVAGLSMILLPCTLPALLVIVPLSMGKGYQKGFLIALFFSIGMAITLTAYGVAMAALGKILYLDRATLLMWLVAGLAAYLFGLSELGLISYKGPSYSGSLPGFMAGSPTNYFKAFLMGILLGNAGIGCPNPAFYVLLTYIAGIGNLMTGGILGLIHGLGRATPLLAISILAIWGVNSMGWILNKKEALQQLVGWGLIGFAALITPKPIFGHAWWEESIFHKVWNRVVMIIGGEQIAESAYVEKQLGDMPVHDPLLLYGPWIFLALLIVIPILWGYAKNLQKKEVNRYVEKTA; encoded by the coding sequence ATGAATAACTCTAACAAAGGAAAAATTATCTTTGTCTCCATGGCTTTGGTCCTTCTGGCCATAACCGTGATTGGGCTCTTTTCCCTGGCCACGTCTCCGGCTCAGGCCGCCAGTCTCACGCTGGCTTACGTAGCCGGACTTTCAATGATCCTGTTACCGTGTACGTTACCTGCTCTGCTTGTAATCGTTCCACTATCCATGGGCAAGGGCTATCAAAAGGGTTTTCTTATCGCTTTGTTCTTTTCCATTGGAATGGCGATCACACTGACTGCCTATGGAGTAGCTATGGCAGCCCTAGGGAAGATCCTCTATCTGGACCGGGCGACCCTTTTGATGTGGTTGGTCGCGGGACTGGCGGCTTATCTCTTTGGGCTGTCGGAGTTAGGATTAATTTCCTATAAAGGACCGTCCTATTCCGGGTCTCTGCCTGGTTTTATGGCAGGATCACCGACTAATTATTTCAAAGCCTTTTTGATGGGAATTCTACTTGGAAACGCCGGGATCGGCTGCCCCAATCCGGCCTTCTATGTGTTGCTAACCTATATAGCTGGAATAGGAAACCTTATGACAGGAGGGATTCTTGGACTCATTCATGGTCTTGGCCGCGCCACACCTCTCCTGGCCATCTCGATCCTGGCCATTTGGGGAGTCAATTCCATGGGGTGGATCCTTAACAAGAAGGAGGCACTGCAACAACTGGTGGGGTGGGGGCTTATTGGTTTTGCCGCTCTCATCACCCCAAAACCCATCTTCGGCCATGCCTGGTGGGAAGAGTCTATTTTTCATAAAGTTTGGAATAGGGTAGTAATGATTATCGGTGGTGAGCAGATTGCCGAAAGCGCTTATGTGGAAAAGCAACTGGGCGATATGCCAGTTCATGACCCGTTGCTGCTCTATGGCCCCTGGATCTTTCTGGCCCTGCTAATTGTAATTCCAATCCTTTGGGGCTATGCTAAAAACCTTCAAAAGAAGGAGGTAAATAGGTATGTGGAAAAAACCGCTTAA
- a CDS encoding ATP-binding protein, whose product MEITQKENRAPKNETIACEIKLQTLFEGITDGLLMVGQDHTIEAVNQGFLSLMGKSANDFIHQDCHQPFQGAEPSQEPCPVCITFESGKPVHLERVGIAEKGRRIEMEISTFPLKNPDGKVVQAIVYVKDITEKRTLYRQVAEAERLTAVEQICATVAHELMNPLTSVLLNIELLEETLTAPEVQTQEARKSLEVIRSELERLASIVTEYHEFTRLPKTKLKRGNINTILMKLLEFLALELYEKRISVRKVFEADLPEVLIDVNQLRQVFLNLFRNAMEAMPQGGRLVVTTRTRDGKVEIEIVDTGVGIDKANLERIFEPFFTTKAKGSGLGLPLVRQILKEHRGEIECISEKGAGTTFIVWLPIAR is encoded by the coding sequence ATGGAGATAACTCAAAAAGAAAATCGCGCTCCAAAAAACGAAACAATTGCCTGTGAAATCAAACTCCAGACCCTCTTTGAAGGAATCACGGACGGGCTTTTAATGGTGGGCCAAGATCATACCATTGAAGCGGTTAACCAGGGGTTTCTATCTCTGATGGGCAAGTCTGCCAATGATTTTATCCACCAGGATTGCCACCAACCCTTTCAAGGGGCTGAACCTTCTCAGGAACCATGCCCCGTATGTATAACCTTTGAGTCCGGGAAACCTGTCCACCTGGAACGGGTCGGAATCGCTGAAAAGGGACGGCGAATAGAGATGGAGATTTCCACGTTTCCTTTGAAAAATCCAGATGGAAAGGTCGTTCAAGCTATTGTCTATGTTAAAGATATCACCGAAAAGCGAACCCTTTACCGGCAGGTAGCTGAGGCAGAGCGGTTAACAGCCGTGGAGCAGATCTGTGCTACGGTAGCCCATGAATTGATGAATCCCCTGACTTCTGTCCTGCTCAATATAGAACTGCTGGAAGAGACCTTAACTGCTCCAGAGGTTCAGACCCAAGAGGCGAGGAAGAGTTTAGAAGTTATCAGATCTGAACTGGAACGTTTAGCCAGTATTGTAACCGAGTACCATGAGTTTACCCGGCTGCCGAAAACCAAACTGAAGCGTGGGAATATCAACACAATTTTAATGAAGCTTCTGGAGTTTTTAGCGTTAGAGCTCTATGAGAAAAGGATTTCAGTTCGGAAGGTCTTTGAGGCGGATTTACCAGAAGTACTCATAGATGTCAATCAGCTTCGGCAAGTTTTTCTTAATCTATTTCGAAATGCTATGGAAGCCATGCCCCAGGGAGGGCGGTTAGTTGTGACGACTCGAACGAGAGACGGAAAAGTTGAAATTGAGATAGTCGATACCGGGGTTGGCATTGACAAAGCAAATCTCGAGAGAATCTTTGAGCCCTTTTTTACCACCAAAGCCAAGGGGAGTGGGCTAGGGTTACCCTTGGTTCGGCAGATTCTTAAAGAGCATCGGGGAGAGATTGAGTGTATCAGTGAAAAGGGAGCCGGTACGACCTTTATCGTCTGGCTCCCTATAGCAAGATGA
- a CDS encoding thioredoxin domain-containing protein — protein sequence MKAGKFSLLSTLMALICCFGPIALLAIGLGSAGLTVGLLKYKRVFLSLGLTALAFSYYLYFREKTRCTTQGCQMVNTRFNKALLIFSTLTVLTFVVFSYLPYSHANHPSSDQAALVAAASTPQVLYFWEPCPTCAVLNPLVESLEKTYQGKVRFRWVNMITDDDSLRLARQENLKAIPYLVFKSADGQPVDYIVGFFTYETAKEKIENLLKNRKQDQRG from the coding sequence TTGAAAGCAGGAAAATTTAGTCTACTATCTACGCTGATGGCATTGATTTGTTGTTTTGGCCCTATAGCCCTATTGGCTATAGGGCTGGGAAGTGCCGGATTAACCGTTGGCTTGTTAAAATATAAAAGGGTTTTTCTCTCTCTAGGTCTAACAGCTTTGGCTTTTTCCTATTATCTATACTTTCGAGAGAAGACCCGCTGTACCACCCAGGGATGCCAGATGGTCAACACGAGGTTTAACAAGGCCTTGTTGATCTTTTCAACCCTCACGGTCCTGACCTTTGTGGTTTTTTCTTATCTCCCTTACTCCCATGCCAATCATCCGTCATCGGACCAGGCAGCTTTGGTTGCCGCCGCTTCTACGCCTCAAGTGCTCTATTTTTGGGAACCCTGTCCCACCTGCGCAGTCTTAAACCCCCTTGTAGAAAGCCTGGAGAAAACCTACCAGGGAAAAGTACGCTTCCGGTGGGTCAATATGATCACAGATGATGACTCGCTCCGGCTGGCCCGGCAGGAAAATCTAAAGGCAATTCCTTATCTGGTCTTTAAATCCGCGGATGGGCAGCCGGTGGACTATATCGTTGGTTTTTTTACTTACGAAACAGCCAAAGAGAAGATTGAAAATCTTTTAAAAAACAGAAAGCAAGATCAGAGAGGTTGA